GTTTTTCATACCATGTAGGTTTAGATGCACTGAGTTTTGTACTTCTTTCAATAGTAACACTTCTGATGCCGCCTTTGTATATATACATGCACACAGAATCAAGAAAAGGTTACTGGTACAACATGATGCTACTCCAAACAGGTGTCAGCGGTGCTATTTTATCACTCGATCTGATTTTGTTTTATCTATTTTGGGAGACCATGCTTTTACCAATATTTATTATGATTGGAAAGTACGGAAACAGTATGCATCAGTATAATGCAATGAAAATACTGCTTATGACGATTTTAGGCTCGATGAGTATGCTTTTTTCCATTCTTTATCTAGGTCATATATATTTTGAAACTTTCGGTGTTTGGAGTTTTAACCTAAACGACTTATCTGAACTTTCTCTAAGTGTCACTACTACCTCTTGGCTGGCTGCGGGTTTTTTACTCGCTTTTGCTATAAAAATACCACTGCTTGGCTTTCATACCTGGATGGCTCCTGCATATGCATCAAGCCCTACGCCTGCCGTTATAATACTATCAGCCATTATGGCAAAACTTGGAGCTTACGGTATTTGGCGTTTTGGCTATTCGCTTTTTGAAGAGGTACTTATATATTACAAACCTTATATAATCTTCATTGCAATTATCGGTATGATATATTATGCTATAAAGGCAGTCACCGAAGACAATCTAAGAAGAATGTTTGCATATGCATCTGGGAGTCACTTATCACTTATAGCACTTGGGGTAATACTCTCAAACTCTTATGCATGGAGCGGTAGTTTATATTTTATTGCTACACACGCACTTGCATCTGCAGGTATATTTTTAATGATTGGACTTACTTACAAAAGGTTTAAAACCATAAACATCTCAGACCTTGGAGGTATAGCCCAGAGACTTCCAAGATTTACCTTTTTCTTTGCATTTTTTGCCCTTAGCATTGCGGGACTTCCGGGTACGGGCGGATTTGTAGCGGAACTGCTTATAATACTCGGGGCATTTAAACATCATTTCACAATAGGCATCTTAAGTGCAACAAGTGTACTGCTTGCAATGCTTTATATCTTTTGGATGCTACAACGCACACTCTTTGGCAGTGTAAATATTTATATAAAAGATACGGCTGCAGATGATTTAAACTCTAAAGAGTTGTTGATGCTGACTCCGCTTGTAATAATGTTACTGCTAACGGGTATAGCACCTTCACTTTTTACGCCGTATATCGAGCCGTATATTTTACAATCTTTAGACGGTATAACTCCACTACTAACGGGGATAAAATAATGAGAGATTTACTTTACGCATCACCTATGGCAGTAATGATTATAGGGGCATTTGTACTTATGATTATAAGTAGGGATAATCTATCATTAAACAGATACAACATAATAAGTGTAGCCTTTTTATCTCTATCGCTAATTTTACAGATTTATACTTTTGATAAAGGAAATTCTACATATCTGTTTGAGTCTGCCTTTGGAAAGACTTTTATTATAGATAAGTTTGCAAAACTTTTTGATTTGATGTTTACTATAGGTTCTATTTTAACCCTTTTAATAAATACAGATTACTTTAAAAGACAAAACTACTTTAACGGAGAATATTTTGCAATAATCCTCTTTAGCGTATTTGGAATGATGATGCTCTCTCACTCAAATGAACTTGTAAGCTCTTTTATAGCTTTAGAGATTGCTACACTTAGCATCTATACACTTGTTGGATATCATAAATTTAAAAAAGCATCTTCTGAAGCTATGATGAAGTATATTATACTAGGCTCACTTGCAGGTGCACTCTTTATGTTGGGTGTAGCTCTGATATACGGGGCTGTAGGTTCAACTTTGTTTAGCGATATAACTATCTATATTAAAAACACAAATATTGATGAGATGAACTTGCTTCTAGTCGGTGCTACACTTATGATGATAACTATAATGTTTAAAATAGGTGCTGTACCTTTTAACTCATGGGTTATAGATGTTTATCAAGGTGCACCCTCGCCTATTACGATGTTTATGGCATCTACGTTTAAGATTTCCGTTTTTGCTTTGGCATTAAGACTCTACTTGGTAAGCTTTTCACCAATCAACGAATTTTGGATAGAGATACTTCAAGCAGTAACTATAGCTACACTTATAGGCGGTTCACTCCTTGCCATAAGCCAACAACGCATTAAAAGGATGCTCGCAGCTTCATCCATAGTACATACGGGATATATGCTTATAGCCCTCTCATCCATAGGTCTAGGTGCCCAGATGGCGGCATCATCTTTAATGTTTTATCTGATAGCTTATTTCATCAGTTCGGTGGGTGCATTTGGTATTATCAGTTTTTTATCCTCTCAGGAGCAATTTGATTTGACATACAATGATTTTAAAGGTTTTGCAGAAAGACGTCCTTATATGGCTCTTTTAATGAGTATATTTATGCTCTCGCTTGCAGGATTTCCTTCAACCATAGGATTTTTAGGCAAGTTTAACATTTTTACAAGTTCTATAGAATCAGGACAGATTTTCATAACCGCACTTGGTATAACTACGGCTTTTATCTCGGTATATTATTATTTTAAACTAATTGCCGTAATGTATTTTTACTCAACCGATCCAAGACAAAATAAACTCCCTATAGATGTAAGTACCGTTTTGATTTTTCTAATGGCAGGTTTTGTAATCTGGGGTGGCATCGGTACTAATCTTATATTAAATATTCCCGGAGCCGATAGTTTTATAAACATAGCTCAAGATGCAATTAGCTCATTAAAGAATAAGTAAGAGAGTATAAATAGTTTCATAACTAATGAAAATAGAAAGTATGAGATATGAGGCAAAAATCCAAAGGAGCTACTGGTAGCTTCAAGGGTTTTTAACGAAATAGATTATATATTATATTTTCACCCTAAGGGCAACATTTAAAATATTCATTTTCTTCGTTGAACTTCACTTAACGATACTAGTATCGCAAAGCAAAGTTCGCCTTAAATCTAAACTTTTTAAATGTTGTTAGATATGAAGTTATTTATGCTCTCTTACTTAAGTAACAAATGTGAGAAATTTATCACATTTGTTACATTATTTGCCTTGAAAATATAAGTATATATGATATACTCGTATAACAACTTTGCTTCAGGATAAAAAAATGGGAAAAAATATGAGTATAAAATCTAAGATGAATTACTTTATCATCTCCATAACAGCGGCAATCTTATTATCTACCGCTTTTGTTTTTTGGTCGATGAGTTTGATAAATTCACAATACACATACCTACATAAAAACGCAATGCTAGGTGCACTAAATACTCTGAGCATAGAAAAAAATCTAAACTATATAAGTAGGACTTCAAGAGACATCCTTTTAGGCGGGGACTATGAGAAAGATATTGAAAAACTTACAAAAACGGTTGCATCTATAGAAAACAGTTTTAACGAACTTGAAAATATAATGAAAAACGATACCTCATTAACCATGATACAAGAAGCAAAGAACTCGACAATGTTGTTTTTAAACCAATCTATGAAAATGATGAAGTCATTAAATCAAGATGATATTAAAAACAATAAAGATATGCTTTACCACAAATACAAAACAGAGCTTACACCATATGCAAATAAATCAAGAACTTCATTTAAAAAACTTGTAAAATACAAGCAAGAAGAGTTGGCAAAACATTCAAACAACTTAGCAAAAGAGTTAAGTTGGTTTAAATTCTCAACACTGATTTTCGGCTTAATTTTTGCGGTTATAATATTATTTACGGCAACCGTAATAAGAAACTATGTCGTTAAAGGTATTGAAAATTTTTCACAACTAATCTCGCGCGCTGCGGATGGAAATATATCTTTTAAAATCAACAACGTAAATAAAGATGACAAAACAGAGCTTGGTCGTATGGGATATGCACTTAAAACTCTAATGGAGCAAATATCTACAACTATACATGAGATAAACGACTCTATAGTAAAAGCTTCAAAAGGAGATTTTTCAACTAAAATATCTTCAAACGGTTTACGCGGAGAGTTCATACATGCCATAGATAACGTATCTAAAAGTATAGACTTTATGCAAAACCAACACAACAAAAGCAGACGTGACGAGTTCAACTCTAAACTTAGTCAAAGTTCAACTCAAGTTTCGGAATCTCTAACCGTTATCCAAAAAGATTTAGCAACAAATATTGATGATTTAAAAACCGTTACGGTGGCTACTAAATCAGCTTCAAAACTTGCCGATGATTCAAGAACAAACATTGAAGTGATTGTTGAAGAACTTAATACATTAAATGAGCAGGTAAGTACAAACAACCACTCTATTTCCGAACTTGCTACTCAAACTCAAAATATTACCTCTGTTATAGAGCTTATTACCGATATTGCAGACCAGACGAACCTGCTTGCATTAAATGCAGCTATAGAGGCTGCCCGTGCAGGTGAGCACGGACGCGGCTTTGCCGTAGTTGCAGATGAAGTAAGAAAACTGGCTGAACGTACACATAAAGCTACGGGTGAGATATCTATAAGTATAAAATCACTTCAACAAGGTATGAGTGAGATTCAAGTAAGTTCAGAATCTATGCGTGATACCGTTGAGGGTTCAACTCAAAAAATAGGTGAATTTGAAAATACCCTTGTAGAACTTAGTGAAAACTCTTCTACAATAGTTGATAATTCTTACCAGATGGAAAACTCAATTTTCGTGGTACTTGCTAAGATTGAACATATTTTATATAAATACCGTGCATACAGCTCAATTATGAACTTAAAACAAGTCCTTCCATCTTCTAGTACAGATGAATGTGAACTCGGTAAATGGTATAACAATGAAGGTAAAAGAAGATTTGAAAAAACATCTTCATACCCGAAAATGTCTTCTCCACACGCTACCGTTCACAAAAATGCAAACAATAATCTTAAGTTTATTGATGATAATGCAAATGAAACTACACTTAAAAATGCAGATGAGATTATTTCTAATTTTGAGAGTATGGAAATTGCAAGTGAGGAACTGTTTAAACTTCTAGATCAGATACTAATAGAAGCAAAGGGTAACTAAGAGACTATTCCCAGTCACTAAACTTACTCTTTTGATGTTTGTCTTTTTTATAACGTCTAGCATTTTTGCTTTTGTCAAGAAGATTGGAGCTGTGTAAAATTTCATCTTTTATATTTTCTATATCTTCTTCACTCTCTTTATAAGTTATCATTTTTTTAACCAGTTTTTGTAAGTCCTGAAGCTCACCCTTGTAGATATCTACTTCTTCTACTCTGTTTAAGAGTTTTAAGGCGTTATCTATCTTTTTTATATAACTTTCTTTACTTAAATTAGGGGTATTTGAAAAATAAGAAACGATACTTTTATGAAATCTCTCAAGTGCTCTTATATATCTTAATCTATTAGCATTTTCTATTGCTTTTTTTGAAGCCATTTATTATTTTATTCCTTAAAAATATTCTGATACAATTATACAAAAAAAATAAGGAAAACGATTTTGAAAAAGA
The genomic region above belongs to Sulfurimonas lithotrophica and contains:
- a CDS encoding complex I subunit 4 family protein; translated protein: MENILTYIIFTPVIAAIILGAIRADIRSLKIGAILSSVIVFFLTLYLSINFNPNEMMQFSRTLPWISSAGFSYHVGLDALSFVLLSIVTLLMPPLYIYMHTESRKGYWYNMMLLQTGVSGAILSLDLILFYLFWETMLLPIFIMIGKYGNSMHQYNAMKILLMTILGSMSMLFSILYLGHIYFETFGVWSFNLNDLSELSLSVTTTSWLAAGFLLAFAIKIPLLGFHTWMAPAYASSPTPAVIILSAIMAKLGAYGIWRFGYSLFEEVLIYYKPYIIFIAIIGMIYYAIKAVTEDNLRRMFAYASGSHLSLIALGVILSNSYAWSGSLYFIATHALASAGIFLMIGLTYKRFKTINISDLGGIAQRLPRFTFFFAFFALSIAGLPGTGGFVAELLIILGAFKHHFTIGILSATSVLLAMLYIFWMLQRTLFGSVNIYIKDTAADDLNSKELLMLTPLVIMLLLTGIAPSLFTPYIEPYILQSLDGITPLLTGIK
- a CDS encoding NADH-quinone oxidoreductase subunit N, which translates into the protein MRDLLYASPMAVMIIGAFVLMIISRDNLSLNRYNIISVAFLSLSLILQIYTFDKGNSTYLFESAFGKTFIIDKFAKLFDLMFTIGSILTLLINTDYFKRQNYFNGEYFAIILFSVFGMMMLSHSNELVSSFIALEIATLSIYTLVGYHKFKKASSEAMMKYIILGSLAGALFMLGVALIYGAVGSTLFSDITIYIKNTNIDEMNLLLVGATLMMITIMFKIGAVPFNSWVIDVYQGAPSPITMFMASTFKISVFALALRLYLVSFSPINEFWIEILQAVTIATLIGGSLLAISQQRIKRMLAASSIVHTGYMLIALSSIGLGAQMAASSLMFYLIAYFISSVGAFGIISFLSSQEQFDLTYNDFKGFAERRPYMALLMSIFMLSLAGFPSTIGFLGKFNIFTSSIESGQIFITALGITTAFISVYYYFKLIAVMYFYSTDPRQNKLPIDVSTVLIFLMAGFVIWGGIGTNLILNIPGADSFINIAQDAISSLKNK
- a CDS encoding methyl-accepting chemotaxis protein — its product is MSIKSKMNYFIISITAAILLSTAFVFWSMSLINSQYTYLHKNAMLGALNTLSIEKNLNYISRTSRDILLGGDYEKDIEKLTKTVASIENSFNELENIMKNDTSLTMIQEAKNSTMLFLNQSMKMMKSLNQDDIKNNKDMLYHKYKTELTPYANKSRTSFKKLVKYKQEELAKHSNNLAKELSWFKFSTLIFGLIFAVIILFTATVIRNYVVKGIENFSQLISRAADGNISFKINNVNKDDKTELGRMGYALKTLMEQISTTIHEINDSIVKASKGDFSTKISSNGLRGEFIHAIDNVSKSIDFMQNQHNKSRRDEFNSKLSQSSTQVSESLTVIQKDLATNIDDLKTVTVATKSASKLADDSRTNIEVIVEELNTLNEQVSTNNHSISELATQTQNITSVIELITDIADQTNLLALNAAIEAARAGEHGRGFAVVADEVRKLAERTHKATGEISISIKSLQQGMSEIQVSSESMRDTVEGSTQKIGEFENTLVELSENSSTIVDNSYQMENSIFVVLAKIEHILYKYRAYSSIMNLKQVLPSSSTDECELGKWYNNEGKRRFEKTSSYPKMSSPHATVHKNANNNLKFIDDNANETTLKNADEIISNFESMEIASEELFKLLDQILIEAKGN